GGACGGCGTTGTAGCCGTCGGTCTGCTCTGTACGGATCCCGGTGACTACACACGGCCCGGCCTTGATGACGGTAACCGGGACAACCCGGTTGTTCTCGTCGAAGACCTGGGTCATGCCGAGCTTCGCGCCCAGGATTCCCTTGATCTCGGTAGTACTCATCTGTTCACTGTCTCCGCTGCACGTTGCTTGCTGACCGCTGCTCGGTCGGAGGTCACTGGATGTTGACGTCGACGCTGGCAGGCAGGTCGATGCGCATGAGCGCGTCCACGGTCTTGGGCGTGGGGTCGAGGATGTCGATCAACCGCTTGTGGGTGCGCATCTCGAAGTGCTCGCGCGAGTCCTTGTACTTGTGCGGCGAGCGGATGACGCAGTAAACGTTCTTCTCGGTCGGCAACGGCACCGGGCCGACGACACGAGCTCCAGTACGGGTGACCGTCTCGACGATCTTGCGCGCCGAGGCGTCTATGGCCTCGTGGTCATAGGCCTTGAGCCGGATGCGGATCTTTTGTCCCGCCACTTCGTCCTCATTCTCCCCCCGCCCGTGAAGGCGGCTGTCGTGAGCGCCCTCGCTGCGCGGGGGACACTTCTGTGTTCGCTTGTCATACGTGACACCGTCAGACCGTCTAACACCCGGTCACATGCATCGGTGCTTCGTCGTGGAGGACCACCGTCGCGCGCTCACGAACGTGACACGACAAAAGGCCCTCCAGAGGACGGAGTGCCGCACTCCCGCGAGGCGAGGGTGACGGCGGAACCGATCCGCTGCCGCTGTTGACGTGTCACGACGCGTCCACGCGGTCGGGCGTGTCGCCCTCCCACTTTTCCGGCGGGCGATCTCTCACCCGCCCCGTCGTGCTCGCCCGACCAACCCGGCTAGCCGCCGGCCCGAGGGCCACACGGATTCGCCGCCTTGTCCGGGCAACTTGACCAGTATGCCGCACGTACCCCACGGGATCAAAATCGGGATGCTGGCCCGTCGGTGAGGGTCCGCGGCGAGTGGCGCGATTTCGGTAACGTCGAGCCATCAGCGCCCGCGCGCCACTTCCCCCAGGAGAGCAGAACGTGAACAGCCGACGCGAACCACGCGACCCCGCCGCCTACAAGCGGGATCGGCGCCAAGCCGTCCTGCGCCACCACCCGGACAAGGGTGGCGATCCCGACGAGATGCTCCGCGCGCTCGAGGAGGTGGACCGCAGACACGGGGTCGGCGGTTCCCGACGTCCCGAACACGCTGCGACCGCCGAGC
This Dietzia psychralcaliphila DNA region includes the following protein-coding sequences:
- the rpsJ gene encoding 30S ribosomal protein S10, with protein sequence MAGQKIRIRLKAYDHEAIDASARKIVETVTRTGARVVGPVPLPTEKNVYCVIRSPHKYKDSREHFEMRTHKRLIDILDPTPKTVDALMRIDLPASVDVNIQ